From a region of the Thermococcus sp. 21S7 genome:
- a CDS encoding sugar phosphate isomerase/epimerase family protein has protein sequence MKVGVNTFIVREVSGNGFPLDELGVEVLELGFDDVEVLTENGINWDVLKNLAGLGVEFTLHAPTSDGGNVSVDLGHYSRMNVVTMERVFRVASALDASVVVIHGGDIRESYHRAFANTRRQLMEISAIAEDYGVELLMENLTDARVGAFPHELLPFIDENVGICLDVGHAFLTAMKYGVPMDEFALLKAEEAHVHDNNGERDEHLPPGEGMIGKNYIGRLVGAVRPDYVVLEIRCFSRPESVFESIEFAKSIGRVRIREVAR, from the coding sequence ATGAAGGTCGGCGTGAACACCTTCATAGTCAGGGAGGTCAGCGGGAACGGCTTCCCCCTCGATGAACTGGGCGTTGAGGTCCTTGAGCTCGGCTTCGACGACGTTGAGGTGCTCACTGAGAATGGCATCAACTGGGACGTCCTGAAGAACCTAGCCGGCCTCGGAGTCGAGTTCACACTCCACGCGCCGACGTCGGACGGGGGGAACGTCAGCGTTGACCTCGGCCACTACAGCAGGATGAACGTCGTGACCATGGAGCGGGTCTTCAGGGTGGCGAGCGCCCTCGACGCGAGCGTAGTCGTCATCCACGGGGGCGACATCAGGGAGAGCTACCACAGGGCCTTCGCCAACACGAGGAGACAGCTCATGGAGATTTCGGCCATCGCTGAGGACTACGGGGTTGAACTGCTCATGGAGAACCTCACCGATGCTAGGGTCGGCGCGTTTCCCCACGAGCTGCTGCCATTCATAGATGAGAACGTCGGAATCTGCCTCGACGTCGGGCACGCCTTCCTGACGGCCATGAAGTACGGCGTTCCAATGGACGAGTTCGCCCTGCTGAAGGCCGAGGAAGCCCACGTCCACGACAACAACGGCGAGAGAGACGAGCATCTACCGCCGGGTGAGGGCATGATAGGGAAGAACTACATAGGGAGGCTCGTGGGGGCGGTGAGGCCCGACTACGTTGTCCTTGAAATCCGGTGCTTCTCAAGGCCGGAGAGCGTTTTTGAGTCCATAGAGTTTGCCAAGTCCATTGGCAGGGTCAGGATAAGGGAGGTGGCGAGATGA
- the pstC gene encoding phosphate ABC transporter permease subunit PstC, which yields MRDAFKTVTFPAVLVVFILFAGMLFVYFTNAVPAFHRFGIGVYLNNVWMAAENPEDEIYGVAAAIWGSIYTSLIAIALALPLSISYSVFVVDYAPKWLKNPLIVVSDIMAGLPTIIYGLWGALVLVPFLREHVMKPLHEHLSFIPLFSYPPTTGYSYFSAGVLLAIMITPFASAVIREAYSMVPFTYREAVYALGATRFEATRLLLGYIRPAIVSGTILAFGRAIGETVAVSLVIGNTFNMTCQLFAPGYTVSSLIANQFGNAFIYEYMTPVLYAAGLALFAIGLAVNLLGLRILRRWEENVKA from the coding sequence ATGAGGGACGCTTTCAAGACCGTGACGTTTCCCGCTGTCCTCGTCGTTTTTATCCTCTTCGCCGGCATGCTGTTCGTTTACTTCACCAACGCGGTGCCGGCCTTCCACCGCTTTGGGATTGGCGTCTACCTGAATAACGTGTGGATGGCCGCCGAGAACCCGGAAGACGAGATCTACGGCGTCGCCGCGGCGATATGGGGGAGCATTTACACCTCACTGATTGCAATAGCGCTCGCACTCCCGCTTTCGATTTCGTACTCTGTTTTCGTCGTTGACTACGCCCCAAAGTGGCTTAAGAACCCCCTCATCGTCGTCTCCGACATAATGGCCGGGCTCCCGACGATAATCTACGGCCTCTGGGGGGCTCTCGTCCTCGTCCCGTTCCTCAGGGAGCACGTCATGAAGCCCCTTCACGAGCACCTCTCCTTCATCCCGCTCTTCTCCTACCCGCCGACGACCGGCTACAGCTACTTCTCGGCCGGCGTCCTGCTCGCGATTATGATTACCCCCTTCGCCTCGGCTGTAATCAGGGAGGCCTACTCGATGGTCCCCTTCACCTACCGCGAGGCGGTCTACGCGCTCGGCGCGACGAGGTTCGAGGCGACGAGGCTCCTCCTCGGCTACATAAGGCCCGCGATAGTTTCCGGAACCATACTCGCCTTCGGAAGGGCTATAGGAGAGACGGTAGCGGTGTCCCTCGTCATAGGAAACACCTTCAACATGACGTGCCAATTATTCGCCCCGGGCTACACCGTCTCGTCGCTCATAGCGAACCAGTTCGGCAACGCGTTCATCTACGAGTACATGACGCCGGTTCTCTACGCCGCGGGCCTCGCGCTCTTCGCGATAGGTCTCGCCGTGAACCTGCTCGGCCTCAGGATACTCCGGAGGTGGGAAGAGAATGTCAAGGCCTGA
- the pstA gene encoding phosphate ABC transporter permease PstA, whose product MSRPETRRLKEKAFLACVGALTFLAILPLFHIILTVTAKGLPVIAERGRTFITGTLSEGGIGPAIAGTFLLTFLSALLGLPVAFLVGLYAYEFPNSTIGRWTKTLLQIMLEFPTILVGVFVMQALVVPMGTYSAIAGALALAIILTPYVAVYTHEAMREIPFTYREAAFSLGLTRAKVLFRVLAPMAKRGILTGVLIGLAKVAGETAPLLFTAGGLYESYPHSVTKPVGAIPLLIYQLVQSPSKMDHQTAWGASLVLLLIFLGIFVPIRLSLREVKL is encoded by the coding sequence ATGTCAAGGCCTGAGACGAGGAGGCTCAAGGAGAAGGCATTCCTGGCCTGCGTAGGGGCCCTGACCTTCCTCGCAATCCTCCCGCTCTTCCACATCATCCTCACGGTCACGGCGAAGGGCCTGCCGGTCATAGCGGAGCGCGGGAGGACGTTCATCACCGGCACGCTCTCGGAGGGTGGAATCGGGCCGGCCATAGCCGGAACCTTCCTGCTGACCTTCCTCTCGGCCCTCCTCGGGCTCCCCGTGGCCTTCCTCGTCGGCCTCTACGCCTACGAGTTCCCGAACAGCACCATAGGCAGGTGGACGAAGACGCTCCTCCAGATAATGCTCGAATTCCCGACGATACTCGTCGGGGTCTTCGTGATGCAGGCCTTAGTAGTCCCGATGGGGACCTACTCCGCCATAGCCGGCGCGCTGGCCCTCGCGATAATCCTCACACCTTACGTCGCCGTCTACACCCACGAGGCTATGCGCGAGATACCCTTCACCTACCGCGAGGCGGCCTTCTCCCTCGGGCTCACGAGGGCGAAGGTCCTCTTCCGGGTCCTGGCGCCGATGGCGAAGCGCGGAATCCTGACCGGAGTCCTCATAGGCCTCGCCAAGGTTGCCGGAGAAACGGCACCGCTCCTCTTCACCGCCGGCGGGCTCTACGAGAGCTACCCCCACTCCGTGACGAAGCCGGTCGGCGCAATCCCGCTCCTCATCTACCAGCTCGTCCAGAGCCCGAGTAAGATGGACCACCAGACGGCGTGGGGGGCCTCGCTCGTCCTCCTGCTGATTTTCCTCGGGATATTCGTCCCGATAAGGCTCAGCCTTAGGGAGGTGAAACTGTGA
- a CDS encoding phosphate ABC transporter ATP-binding protein has product MNRAIETKNLNVYYGSNHVIKGVDLQIPERGVFALMGPSGCGKSTMLRTFNRLIELNESARVEGEVRLFGENIYSPDVDPIEVRRQVGMVFQYPNPFPHLTIYENVALGLKLNNLLPREEMPERVEWALKKAALWDEVRDRLNDYPSNLSGGQRQRLVIARALAMKPRILLMDEPTANIDPVGTAKIEELLFELKGEYTIVLVTHSPAQAARVSDWVAFLYLGKLIEVGPTRKVFENPEHELTEKYVTGALG; this is encoded by the coding sequence GTGAACCGCGCGATTGAGACGAAGAACCTGAACGTCTACTACGGCTCAAACCACGTTATCAAGGGCGTCGACCTCCAGATTCCCGAGAGGGGCGTCTTCGCCCTCATGGGCCCGAGCGGCTGCGGAAAATCGACGATGCTGAGGACATTCAACAGGCTGATAGAACTCAACGAGAGCGCGAGGGTCGAGGGGGAGGTCAGGCTCTTCGGAGAGAACATATACTCCCCCGATGTCGACCCGATAGAGGTGAGGAGGCAGGTGGGGATGGTCTTCCAGTATCCGAACCCCTTCCCGCACCTGACGATTTACGAGAACGTGGCCCTCGGACTGAAGCTGAACAACCTGCTCCCCAGGGAGGAGATGCCTGAGAGGGTCGAGTGGGCGCTGAAGAAGGCCGCCCTCTGGGATGAGGTCAGGGACAGGCTCAACGATTATCCCTCGAACTTATCCGGCGGTCAGAGGCAGAGGCTTGTGATAGCGCGGGCCCTCGCGATGAAGCCGAGAATCCTCCTGATGGACGAGCCGACTGCAAACATAGACCCGGTGGGGACTGCGAAGATTGAGGAGCTCCTGTTCGAGCTGAAGGGGGAGTACACGATAGTCCTCGTCACCCACTCCCCGGCGCAGGCGGCGCGCGTTTCGGACTGGGTGGCCTTCCTCTACCTCGGGAAGCTAATCGAGGTGGGCCCGACGAGGAAGGTCTTCGAGAACCCGGAGCACGAGCTGACCGAGAAGTACGTGACGGGGGCGCTGGGATGA
- a CDS encoding PhoU domain-containing protein, with amino-acid sequence MKWKAMEKARNLLEELGGMVLNGMETLEREAKENEPGEVEDLFWEAVHLRMKLNDILIEILLRYQPLARELRFVRSALDSSYDLYRIARHLSRMEALLFIGSPECARDVAVDGLSLLRSWLAIGIESLVREKPYPVEELPFLELSFEEFWKGNVKTENPMVMATLMHCEGIYNHTKNVLRSALYYLEGSKGLERAPILFVS; translated from the coding sequence ATGAAGTGGAAGGCGATGGAGAAGGCCCGGAACCTGCTGGAAGAGCTCGGGGGGATGGTTCTGAACGGCATGGAGACCCTTGAGAGGGAGGCCAAGGAAAATGAGCCCGGGGAAGTCGAGGACCTCTTCTGGGAGGCCGTACATCTGAGGATGAAGCTCAACGACATCCTGATAGAGATACTGCTCCGCTATCAGCCCCTCGCGAGGGAGTTGCGCTTCGTCCGCTCGGCCCTCGATTCCTCCTATGACCTCTACAGGATAGCGAGGCACCTGTCGAGGATGGAGGCCCTCCTCTTCATAGGGAGCCCGGAGTGCGCCCGGGATGTGGCGGTTGATGGGCTGAGCCTCCTGCGGTCATGGCTGGCCATTGGAATCGAGTCGCTGGTCAGGGAGAAGCCCTACCCCGTGGAGGAGCTCCCCTTCCTTGAATTGTCCTTTGAGGAGTTCTGGAAGGGGAACGTTAAGACGGAGAACCCGATGGTCATGGCGACGCTGATGCACTGTGAGGGGATTTACAATCACACAAAGAACGTTCTCCGCTCGGCACTCTACTACCTTGAGGGTTCGAAGGGGCTCGAAAGGGCCCCGATACTCTTCGTCTCGTGA